In Labrys monachus, the genomic stretch CCCCGGCGCCAGCAACTCGCCGACTTCTCGATGAACATGCCGCCCGAGCCCGACGATCCCGAACTGATCGCGCGCATGCAGGACGGCTTCGCCAGCGTGGCGCGCGACCTGCTGCCGCTGCTGCGCTATCAGGGCTTCGGCGGCGCCGCGGTCGACAAGGACGCCGCCTCGGCCTGGCTCGGCCGGCGCGCGCTCGTCCCGGCGCAGGAGCGCATCTTCGTGACGCCGGGCGCCCACACGGCTCTGGTCGGCATCTTCTCGCTGCTGGCGAAGGCCGGCGACACCCTGTTGTCCGAGGCGATCACCTATCCCGGCGTGCGCTCGATCACCGCGCAGCTCGGCCTCAACCTCGTCGGGCTCGAAACCGACAATGACGGCATCCTGCCGGAGGCGCTGGAAGAGGCGGTCAAGCGCCACAAGCCCAAGGCGCTCTATCTCAACCCGACCCTGCAGAATCCGACGACGGTCACCATCCCGGAGCGGCGACGTACCGCGATCTGCGCCGTCGCCCGCCGGCACCGCCTGCCGATCGTCGAGGACGACGCCTACGGCTTCATTCCGAGCTACGGGCCGCCGCCGCTGGCCGCGATCGCGCCCGACATCTGCTGGCACATCGCCGGCCTCGCCAAATGCATCGGGGCCGGCCTGCGCCTCGCCTTCGTGGTCGCGCCGGACGCGCGTTCGGGATGGTCCTTCAGCGCCGCGATGCGGGCGATCTCGGTGATGGCCTCGCCGGTGACGGTGGCGGTGGCGACGCGCTGGATCGAGGACGGCACGGCGGACACCATCCTGCGCTTCATCCGCGCCGAGGCGGCGGCGCGGGAAAAGCTCGCCTCGCAATTCTTCGAGCCGGGAACCTATCTGTCCGACCCGCTCAGCTTCAACATCTGGCTGCCGCTCACCAATGGCTGGACGCGCTCGGCCTTCGTCGGCCATGTCCGGCGCACCGGCATCGGCGTGGTCGCCAGCGACGTCTTCACCGTCGGCGGCAATCCCGGCGAGGCGGTGCGCGTCGGGCTGGGCGGCCCGATCACGCGCGAACGGCTGCGGACCGGCCTGGAATTCATGGCGCATGCGCTGGAAGGTTCGCCGGAGACTGCCGCGGCATTCTTCTGAACCGCGCCGGCCGGCCCGGCGCCTGCGCAGGGCGGCGGGGCCGTCTCAGCTGTGAAGGCCGGGAGCCTCCTGGCCGGTGCGGGCGACATATTCGGTGTAGCCGCCGCCATATTGATGGATGCCGTCCGGTGCCAGTTCCAGCACGCGGTTGGACAGCGCAGCGAGAAAGCGCCGGTCATGCGAGACGAACAGCATGGCGCCTTCATATTGCGCCAGGGCGGCGATGAGCATCTCCTTCGTCGCCATGTCCAGATGGTTGGTCGGCTCGTCCAGCACCAGGAAGTTCGGCGGGTCGTAGAGCATCTTGGCCATCACCAGCCGTGCCTTCTCGCCGCCCGAAAGCACGCGGCAGCGCTTCTCGACGTCGTCGCCGGAAAAGCCGAAGCAGCCGGCGAGGGCGCGCAGCGATCCCTGCCCGGCCTGGGGGAAGGAATCCTCCAGCGACTGGAAAACGGTGTGCTCGCCATCGAGCAGATCCATGGCGTGCTGCGCGAAATAGCCCATCTTCACGCTGCCGCCCTGGGCGACGGTGCCGTCGTCCGGCGCCGTGGAGCCGGCGACCAGCTTCAGCAGGGTCGACTTGCCGGCGCCGTTGACGCCCATCACGCACCAGCGCTCCCGGCGGCGCACCTGGAAGTTCAGGCCCTCATAGATGCTCTTCGCGCCGTAGCGCTTGTGCACGTTCTTCAGGCTCACCACGTCATCGCCCGAGCGCGGCGGCGGCTGGAATTCGAAGGCGACGGTCTGGCGGCGCCGGGGTGGCTCGATCTTCTCGATCTTGTCGAGCTTCTTGACGCGGCTCTGCACCTGCGCGGCATGGGACGCGCGTGCCTTGAAACGCTCGATGAACTTGATTTCCTTGGCGAGCATGGCCTGCTGGCGCTCGAATTGCGCCTGCTGCTGCTTTTCGTTCAGCGACCGCTGCTGCTCGTAGAACTCGTAGTCGCCCGAATAGGTGGTGAGCGTGCCGCCGTCGATCTCCACCACCTTGCCGACGATCCGGTTCATGAATTCGCGGTCATGCGAGGTCATCAGCAAGGCGCCCTCGTAATTCTTGAGGAAGGCCTCCAGCCAGATGAGGCTTTCGAGGTCGAGATGGTTGCTCGGCTCGTCCAGGAGCATGGCATCCGGGCGCATCAGAAGGATGCGCGCCAGCGCGACGCGCATCTTCCATCCGCCGGACAGGGCGCCGACGTCGCCGTCCATCATCGCCTCGGTGAAGCTCAGGCCGGCCAGGACTTCGCGCGCACGGCCTTCCAGCGCGTAACCGTCGAGTTCCTCGAAGCGCGCCTGCACCTCGCCGTAGCGCCCGACGATCTCATCCATGTCGTCGGCGCGGGCCGGGTCGGCCATGGCGGCCTCGAGTTCCTTCAGCTCGGCGGCCACCACGCTCACCGGGCCGGCGCCGTCCATCACCTCGGAGACGGCGCTGCGGCCTGCCATCTCGCCGACATCCTGGCTGAAATAGCCGATGGTGACGCCCCGGTCGACCGAGACCCGGCCCTCATCCGCCTGCTCCTGCCCGGTGATCATCCGGAAGAGGGTGGTCTTGCCTGCGCCGTTCGGGCCGACCAGGCCGACCTTTTCCCCCTTCAGCAGCGCCGCCGACGCTTCGATGAAGAGAATCTGGTTGCCGTTCTGCCTGCTGATGTTTTCGAGACGAATCATGTGCCTGCGGGTGTCGATAGGAGATGCGGCGCGTTTACGCCATGTGCCGCGCCGGCGGAAGCATCTAGCAGACGGCCGGCGCGTCCTTGTGACGGATGCGGACAGGCCCGGCGGTCATCGGCGGCCGGTTGGACGGAATGCTCTCACGGCACCCGCCTGACGCCGAAGACGAGACGCATGGCCGTCTCCTTTCCGGGCACGACATGCTTTTGAAGCTCTCCGCGATGGAGGGCCATGATGCGCCGCACGATTTCCAGGCCGATGCCGAGCCGATCGGTGCTGTTGGAAAATTCGATGCCGCCGCCGTCGCGAAGCAGCCCGGCATCGTCCACGACCGAGACCTCCAGGCCCGGACCGGCCACCACCTCGATGCCGGTGCCCGCCGGCGTGTGCTTCACCGCGTTCTCGACGAGATTGCGGATGGCATCGTAGA encodes the following:
- a CDS encoding aminotransferase-like domain-containing protein → MKGWRPDLSANEGPLYLSIADAIARDIARGVLTPGDRLPPQRTLAAALEVDFTTVARGYVEAGKRGLIESTVGRGSFIRSNASLREDGDPRRQQLADFSMNMPPEPDDPELIARMQDGFASVARDLLPLLRYQGFGGAAVDKDAASAWLGRRALVPAQERIFVTPGAHTALVGIFSLLAKAGDTLLSEAITYPGVRSITAQLGLNLVGLETDNDGILPEALEEAVKRHKPKALYLNPTLQNPTTVTIPERRRTAICAVARRHRLPIVEDDAYGFIPSYGPPPLAAIAPDICWHIAGLAKCIGAGLRLAFVVAPDARSGWSFSAAMRAISVMASPVTVAVATRWIEDGTADTILRFIRAEAAAREKLASQFFEPGTYLSDPLSFNIWLPLTNGWTRSAFVGHVRRTGIGVVASDVFTVGGNPGEAVRVGLGGPITRERLRTGLEFMAHALEGSPETAAAFF
- a CDS encoding ABC-F family ATP-binding cassette domain-containing protein, yielding MIRLENISRQNGNQILFIEASAALLKGEKVGLVGPNGAGKTTLFRMITGQEQADEGRVSVDRGVTIGYFSQDVGEMAGRSAVSEVMDGAGPVSVVAAELKELEAAMADPARADDMDEIVGRYGEVQARFEELDGYALEGRAREVLAGLSFTEAMMDGDVGALSGGWKMRVALARILLMRPDAMLLDEPSNHLDLESLIWLEAFLKNYEGALLMTSHDREFMNRIVGKVVEIDGGTLTTYSGDYEFYEQQRSLNEKQQQAQFERQQAMLAKEIKFIERFKARASHAAQVQSRVKKLDKIEKIEPPRRRQTVAFEFQPPPRSGDDVVSLKNVHKRYGAKSIYEGLNFQVRRRERWCVMGVNGAGKSTLLKLVAGSTAPDDGTVAQGGSVKMGYFAQHAMDLLDGEHTVFQSLEDSFPQAGQGSLRALAGCFGFSGDDVEKRCRVLSGGEKARLVMAKMLYDPPNFLVLDEPTNHLDMATKEMLIAALAQYEGAMLFVSHDRRFLAALSNRVLELAPDGIHQYGGGYTEYVARTGQEAPGLHS